From the Jeongeupia sp. HS-3 genome, the window TCTTCCGCCGGATCAAACAACTCTTCGTGCTGCTCGTGTTGCTGCTACTCGCTGCGGCCGGCGGGCTGTACTGGTATGCGACCACGCCACAGGCGCAGCCGGTGCCACTGACGTTCAACGTCGGCCCCGGCAGTGTCAAGCGCATCGCCGAACAGCTGGAAAAGCAGGGCGCGACCGATTCGGCGCTGCTGTTCCGCGTGCTTGCGCGCGTCTCGGGCAAGGAGACCAAACTCAAGGCTGGCGTTTACCGTATCGAGGCCCCGATCGCGCCGTGGGCTTTGCTTGATAAGCTGGCGCGCGGCGATGTGGTCGAGGTGGTATTTACCATTGTCGAGGGCTGGAACTGGCGCGAGCTGCGCCGGGCGCTGACCGCCGAAACGCAATTGCAGGGCGATCTGGCGACGCTTGACGATGCGGCGCTGCTGAAGACGCTGAAAATCGACGCCGACAGCCCGGAAGGCCAGTTCTTTCCGGATACCTACCATGTGAACCCTGCCAGCTCCGAGCTGGCACTGCTTGGCCGTGCGCACGCGCGGATGCAGCAGAAGCTTGACGCCGCCTGGGCGCAACGCGCACCTGATCTGCCGCTGAAAACGCCGCAGGAGGCGCTGATCCTGGCATCGGTGATCGAGAAGGAAACCGGCCACGGCGGCGATCGGCCGATGATCGCCGGCGTGTTCGCCAACCGCCTGAAGATCGGCATGCGCTTGCAGACCGATCCGACGGTAATTTATGGCATGGGCGAGGCGTATGCCGGCAAGCTGCGCAAGATCGACCTGCAGACCGATACGCCGTACAACACCTATACCCGCGCCGGCCTGCCGCCCACGCCGATCGCCATGACGGGCGAGGCTGCGCTGATGGCGGCAGTGCGCCCGGCCGCAACGCAGGCGTTGTATTTTGTCTCGCGCGGCGACGGTACATCGCAGTTCTCGGCCAGCCTGGAAGAGCACAACTCGGCGGTGAATCGCTACATCCGCGGCCGTTGATCCTTACCGAGGCGCGCGGAAAAATCATCGCCGAACGCATCGACCGCTGCCCAGTCGGTGTATTCGATCACGGCATCCGGGTCGGTCGGGCCGCCGCTCATTTTCATGATCATGCGGATCATCATCCGGTCATACCAGCGGTAACGCGGGTAATCGAGCCGGCCGGCGAAGGCGATGGCAAGCATGGGCTTCAGTTCGTGCCGCGCCAGCCATTTGCCGAGGTAGACATTGTGCTCGGCAGTGTGGTGGCCGCTCTTGCGGGCACTCAGGTTCACCGAGGCGACCGCCAGCGATTTACGCCCGAGTATCCCCCTGTGCTGCTGTAGAAAGCGCTCCGCCTCGCGCAGGTGGCGCCCGTAGCGAACGGCGGCGATGACCATGATGGCGGATGCATCCTCCAGCATCGTGGCATCGGTCTGCAGGCCGTGCGGGTGCAGCGTCAGATCGTGCCGTCTTGCGGCGATGCCCCGGTTTTCGAGTCGATGGGCAATCCGCTCGGCGATACGGGCGGTCTGACCATCGCGGCTGGCGTAGCAAATCAACGGTATTTTCATGGTGAATCAAGCTTATGCCGCTTGCGACCCGGATGCTTTGTGCCTTGTCAGTCGCGATCACCGGCGTGCAATACCGATTGGTAGTCTCAGGGAAAATCACTACTAAATTATGCTTGATGCTTATGTTGCACTGCGTAAAATCAAATCACGGTTTCGCCTTGGCTATGTATCGAATCCGATACGGCGCTTGATTTGCGGCTGGCCGAGAATGAGCACCTCCGGGTAGAACGACGGCGGTGAAATGCGCTAAAAATCAAGGCGTTATTATGGTCGCCATACCAGGGCGACAAAGGGTCTCGGTGGCCCACCCATAGCTACCGGCGACCAGTGCTCGTTCGACCCCCGGGTAGGGTTACGGAGTTTTCCCTACCTACCGATGAGGTGGTTATTGCATTGCGGTGTAGTTCCGGCAATGCAATTACAAGGAGGTCGCAATGAACGGACAGAATTTAAGGGCGGATACAGGCGGTGCGCGCGGCCACGAAGTCGTGCGATGTCGCGATTGCAGTATCACCCATCAGCGTGTCAACGCCTTGGGCGTATGCACCGCCTGCATGACGATGCGGGCACTTGATTACGCGGCCAGACGCACGACGGGTTATCACAGCGTCGCGTCCCGCAACTGAACATCGATCTGGCCTCCCGGCCGGGGCGTTGTAGCACGGCAATCATCACGGCAATTCAGAGCCGCGCCCACAAGGCGCGGCTTTTTTTTTGCATGGATCGGGGCCAAAAAAAACGGGCCATCAGGCCCGTTTTCTCGCTATGTACCGATCAGTGAATACCGCCACTTTCCCTGTAGCGGTTCTCCAGCCAGCTCACCCCGGCCGCCATCACCAGCGTCAGCACCAGATAAATCAGCGAGATCATCAGGTACGGTTCCCAATAGCGCGAATAGGCGCCGGCGACGGTACGCGCGGCATAAGCAAGTTCGGCAAGGCCGATCGCCGATACCAGCGAGCTATCCTTGAGCAGCATGATCGCCTCGTTACCCAGTGGCGGCAGCATGCGGCGGAAGGCCTGCGGGACAATGATGAAGCGCATCGTCTGCCAGTAGTTCATCCCGAGCGAGCGGCTCGCCTCGAACTGGCCCTTGGCAATCGACTGGATGCCGGCGCGGAAGATTTCGGTGATGTAGGCGCCCGAGTTCAGCGTCAGCGCCACCAGGCCCGACATGAACGCGCCGTGTTCCTGGCGCAGTTCGGCGGCCAGATCGCCGCTGATCAACATGCCGTCGACTGGGTGTACCAAGAGCGGCATCACCGCGAAGTGGATCAGCAGTATCTGCACAAACAGCGGCGTGCCACGGAAAAAGGTGACGTAGGCATTCGCCGGCCACCGTGCAAGGCAGCGGACGACATATTTCCACGGGCCGTGTTTGACCTCGGCAAGCCGGGCCATGCCCATGACCAGGCCGATCAGCGTGCCAAGCACGACAGCGATCAGCGTGATCCCGATCGTCATCTTGGCGCCATCGATGAACAGGGCGCGGTATTCCCAGATGATTTGCAGCTGAAAGTGCTCGAAGAGCGGCACGTTTTGCTGGATCTGAGTCCAGAATTGGTCGAAGTTCATGTTGCTCAGTGTGGTTTCAGCATAAAAGAAGCGCAACCCGGAGTACGAGTTGCGCTTTATGGATTGCAGATTTTACCGTGGCTGGCGCTTACTTGCCGAAGTACTTTTTATAGATCTTGTCGTAGGTGCCGTCTGCCTTGATCGCCGCCAAACCCTTGTTGATTTCCTGTACCAGCGCCTTGTTGCCTTTCTTCACCGCAAAGCCGTAATACTCCTTGGCGAAGGTGGTGTCATCGATCACTTTGAGCTTCTCGGTCTTGTTATTGGCGATGAAGTTGACCACCACGCCGTTATCGGCGACGACGGCGTCGACTCCGCCGTTCAACAACTCTTTCATCGCCAGCGGCGTCGATTCGTAGCGCCTGATATTCGGGTTGGTCTTGCCGACCAGCTTCTGCGTCACTTCATCGCCGGTGGTCCCGGTCTGTACGCCGATCTTCTTGGTCTTCAGGTCGGTGAACTTGGTGATTTTGCTGTTCGGGCCGACCGCGATCAGTTGCTTTGCTTCGAAATAGGGCTCGGAGAAGTCCATGGTCATCTTGCGTTCGGGCGTGATCGTCACGGCCGACGAAATGATGTCGCGGTCGCCGGTCGACAGCGTGGCAAAGATGCCTTCCCATGGGGTGTTGACGAACTTGACCTTGAAGCCGGCCTTGGCCGCGACGGCGCTCAGCACTTCGATGTCAAAGCCGACGACCTCCTGCTTCTCGTTCAGCGATTCAAACGGAGCGTAGGCGGCGTCGGTCGCGACCTGGTAGGTCTTGCCTGCGGCATGCGCCGGGGTGGTGGCGAGCAGGGCTGCAGCCATCATTCCAGCGAACAGGGCAGAGGCGGTCAGCTTCATGGGGAATCCTTTTTTGACTTTGTGAGCATGCGCGGCACATTAGGCCGCGTGAGGCTTACTAGCAGCCTGATTCCCTGAGACTAGAGGGATGTTTCGTTGCGCAGTATAGGGATATACCCTAGTTGCCATATTGGTTTATGGTGTTGATTTCAAAAGACTTTTTGATGATTTTTTCGGCGCTTTCTTTAGCCAGTTTTCTTGGTAAGAATCGGCTCGTTCACTGGAGTGGAAGCAAAAAAACCGCCCCGGAGGGCGGTTTTTATGGCGCTGACATCGATCAGTTATCGCGAGTCTCGATCTGCACCAGCGGCGTATTGCCTGCATCGACTGTTGCATCAGCGGGACGGCGCGGCGCGCGCACGGTATGCGCCGGCGCTACCGGCTCATCGTTCACCACCTCGGCGACCTGAACCGTTTCCACTTGCTGTAGCGACGAAGCCTCAACGCTGACGTGCTGCTTTTGCGTATCGGCACGGCGGCGGCGTGGTTTTGCCACGGTTTCGACCACCGGCTGCGCGAGCTCGGCGTGGTTGCGCGTCGATACCATCACCAGACCAGCTTGTTCCGGTGTGGCAATTTCAAGGTGAGGCGCGGCAGCGGCGGCTGGCTCGAACGACAGGGCGGCTTGGCTCGGCTTGGCAGCCGGTGCTTCGGTCGCCACGACGGATTCTTCTGCCTTGGTCTCGACTTGCGGCGCTTCTGCTGCGGCGACTGGTGCAGCTTCAACTTCAACGGGCTGGACGGCTTCGGTAATGGCCGGAGCCGATTCGACGATGGCCGGAGCTTCGCTGATGATTGCGGCGGGTGCTTCAGCAGCCACGACCACCGCGGCAGCGACGGCGACCGGCTGGGTTGCGATGACTTCGATGGCTGCCGGTGCGCTGGTAATTGCAGCGACTTCAGTCACGGCCGGAGCCGCCTCGACTGCAGATGCGGCGGTTTCAGCGCTGGTTTCAACGGCTTCATCGGTCTGCTCACCGCGCTCACCACGGTTGCCACCACGACGGCCACGACGACGACGGCTACGGCCTTCACCTGCTGCCTCGCTCGCCGGTGCCTGCGGCACATTGCCCTCTTGCTGAACGGCTTCTGCGGCGAGAACTTCGACCTCGACCACTTCATCTTTCACTGGGGCAGGTTGCTGCGGGCGCTCGTTGCGCGGGGCGCGGGGTTCACGCGGCTGGCGTGGTTCACGCGGTTCGCGTTGCTCGCGCGCTTCGGTATTGCGCTCATTACGCGTGTCGTTATTACGGTTGTCACCGCGTTCGGCCCGATCGCCACGCTCACCGCGTTGCTGCTCGCGCGATTCATTGCGCTGCTGGCGGGCATTCAGATCTTCCTCGATGCGCGGCGGCTTACTGCGGCGATCCTGGCGACCCTCGTTGCGCTGCTCGTTATTACGACCCTGACCTTCGCTACGCTCGGCGCGATCGCCACGTTCGTTGCGCTGACCGCGGTCATTGCGTTCGCCACGTTCACGGCGCTCACCACCGCGGCCCTGACCTTCGCGGCGGCTATTGCTCTGCTGCGCGCGCTTGGGTTGTTCGGCTTGCGGTGCCGGAGCTTCGACCTGTGCTTCGCCACGGAACCAGCTGACCACGCGCGTCCACAACGATGGACCGGCGATGACGACCGGCGCAACTTCCGGTTTGGGGGTGTCTTGCTTGGAGATCGGCGCCGGTTGGGCCGGAGTGATGCCCTTGACGGCCGCTTCCGGACGCTTGGCCATCTCTTCCTTGGCCCGGCCCGGCTGGTACGCTTCTTCGCTCGGCGCTTCGACCATGCGGTACGACGGCAGCGATTCGTCAAGCAGGTTCAGATCATCGTGACGCAGGCGAACGATGCTGTAGTTCGGCGTTTCAAGGTGCGTGTTCGGGATCAGCATGACGCCAACCTTCAGGCGGGCTTCGACCGAGAACAGCTCGCTGCGCTTTTCGTTCAGCAAGAAGGTGGCAACGTCGACCGGCACCTGCGCGTGGATCGCGCCGGTGTTGTCCTTCATTGCTTCTTCTTGAATGATGCGCAGGATGTGCAGCGCCGACGATTCGGTGCCGCGGATAAAGCCGGTGCCATGGCAGCGCGGGCAGGCGATATGGGTGGTTTCTTCCAGCGACGGCTGCAGGCGTTGACGGCTCAGTTCCATCAGGCCGAAACGGCTGATCTTGCCGGTCTGTACCCGGGCGCGGTCGTGATGCAGCGCATCGCGCAGGCGGTTCTCGACTTCGCGCTGGTTCTTCGGGTTTTCCATATCGATGAAGTCGATGACGATCAGGCCGCCGACGTCACGCAGACGCATCTGTCGGGCGATTTCATCGGCCGCTTCAAGGTTGGTACGCGCCGCGGTTTCCTCGATATCGGAACCCTTGGTCGCGCGTGCCGAGTTGACATCGATCGAGTACAGCGCTTCGGTCTTGTCGATAACGATGGCGCCGCCGGACGGCAGCGACACTTCGCGGGCGAACGCGGTTTCGATCTGGTGTTCGATCTGGAAGCGCGAGAACAGTGGAACGTCGTCCTGATACAGCTTGACCCGGTTCACATTGCCCGGCATCACGTGGCTCATGAACTGGCGGGCTTGTTCGTAGATGTCTGCCTTGTCGATGAGGATTTCACCGATTTCGGGCTGGAAGTAATCGCGGATCGCGCGGATGACGAGGCTCGATTCCTGATAAATCAGGAAGGCGCCGTTCTGTGTGGTGCCGGCACCTTCGATGGCGCGCCACAGTTGCAGCAGGTAGTTCAAGTCCCATTGCAATTCTTCGGCGGCACGGCCGATCGCTGCGGTACGCGCGATCAGGCTCATGCCGGCCGGGGTTTCCAGCTGGTCCATGGCCGCGCGCAGTTCCTGGCGCTCGTCGCCTTCGATGCGGCGCGAAACGCCACCACCGCGCGGGTTGTTCGGCATCAGCACGAGATAACGACCGGCGAGGCTGATGTAGGTGGTCAGCGCCGCACCCTTGTTGCCACGTTCGTCTTTTTCGACCTGAACGATCAGTTCCTGGCCTTCGCGCAGCTGATCGGCAACGCGACCGCGGCCGCCATCGCCATCGGCGAAGTAGGTACGGGCGATTTCCTTGAACGGCAGGAAGCCGTGGCGATCGCAACCGTAGTCAACGAAGCAGGCTTCGAGGCTGGGTTCGATGCGGGTGATGACACCCTTGTAGATGTTCGATTTCCGCTGTTCTTTCCCAACGGTTTCGATATCGAGGTCAATCAGTTTTTGACCATCGACGATCGCAACGCGCAGCTCTTCGGCCTGCGTTGCGTTAAATAACATGCGTTTCATGAGGGCTCCTGCACGCACTCGCACGGCAGGGAAGCCCGGCTACGCCAGCCGCCCGGCTAGCGTGATGTCGCGGAGCGTCTTCTAGGGCTGCTCGGCGCATCTTTGCATTAAGGCGATTACGGGCGACTGGGGGTGTTCTGGCTCCAGAATCTGACTATTTGAGGGTCAATGTCGGGGCCGGCTTGGCCGGGCAAACCAGCGCCGATCTATGGGCGCTGGCGGGAATCCGATGAGTGCGTGAATGGTATGAATGAATTACCATCGCTACTTAATTTGCGGTGAGCGAAATTAACCGCAACCCGGGACAAGGTCCTCGGTGCAGGACGTCTGGCGATGCCCGCGCTCGCACTCGTTGGCTCGATAAACGATCGAGATGGTGAGGGGTACAGCATGCTGTACGGCGGGAAGGGGGTCGCCGGCGTATCCGGACTTGAGAACCAAAGAACGGGATCAAAAACGGGCCGTGTTGAAGGCCGGCGCTGTCCGGGCGGTGTCGCAGCGATTTCGCCTGCGAAGCCAGCAAAAACGGGCAGCGTGCCAACGAGTATAAGTCAATATGTCTGAAACGAGCAAAGCGTCTGTCACATTCGTCGAGATCGGCCCCGAAGAGGCCGGACAACGGATTGATAACTATCTGATTCGCCATTTGAAAGGCGTTCCGAAGAGCCATGTCTACCGCATCGTTCGCGGCGGTGAAGTGCGCGTCAACAAGGGCCGCATCGACGTGACTTATCGGCTGGCCGAGGGTGATGTGCTGCGGATTCCACCGGTTCGGGTCGCCGAGCGCCCGGCCAGTACCGCTGCGCAGGCGGCCAGTGGGCAGCTGGCGCTGGAGATCCTGTTCGAGGACGATGCGCTGATTGCGATCAACAAGCCCTCCGGGATTGCGGTGCATGGTGGTTCCGGAATCAGTTTCGGGGTGATCGAATTGCTGCGCGCGCAGCGCCCGCAAGCAAAATTTCTGGAGCTGGTGCATCGGCTCGATCGCGATACCTCGGGCATTTTGCTGATTGCCAAGAAGCGCTCAGCCTTGGTCAAAATGCATGAAATGCTGCGTGACAATCATCAGATCGATAAGCGCTATCTGGCGCTGGTTGAGGGCGTTTGGCCCGAGCCGCGCAGCCATGTGCGCTTCAAGCTGCTGAAGTACGAAACGCCCGAAGGCGAGCGCCGGGTGAAAAAGTCGGCCGATGGCCTGACCTCGCATACCGTGGTCAATCGCAAAGCCAAGTTCACCGATTCGTCTTTGCTTGAGTGCGAGTTGAAAACCGGCCGCACCCACCAGATTCGCGTGCATCTGGCCGAGAGCGGCCATCCGATTCTCGGCGACGATAAATATGGTGATCCGGCCGTGAACCGGCTGCTGCCGCGTGCCGGACTCAAGCGACTGTTTCTGCACGCTTGGCGCTTGACGCTGTCGCATCCGCTCACCGCCGAAAAGCTAGAGCTGGAGGCGCCGCTGCCGAAAGAATTGCAAACCTATCTGGATACCCTTGCCGAATGACACGACGCTTTGATTTGCTGGTTTTCGATTGGGACGGCACTTTGATGGATTCGACCGGCACCATTGCCAGATCGATCCAGTCCGCCTTTGGTGATGTGGGCCTGGCCGTGCCGTCGGATCACGATGCCCGCTATGTGATCGGCTACGGCCTGAACGAGGCGATGCAATACCTCGCGCCGGATGCCGACGAGGCGACCATCCGCCGCATCGTCGATGTCTATCGCCATCATTACCTTTCCGGCGACCATGCGCTGATGTTGTACGACGGCGTGCGCGAAGGCTTGGCGGCGTTTGCCGATGCCGGCTTCGAGATGGCGGTAGCCACCGGCAAGTCGCGCGTCGGCCTCGACCGCGTGCTGGCATCGACCGGTCTGGGTGAGTATTTCGTTGCCACGCGTACTGCCGACGAAACCTTCTCCAAACCACATCCGGCAATGCTGGAGCAGCTGTTCGACGTAACCTTCACCAGCGCCGATCGCGCGCTGATGATCGGCGACACCAGCCATGATCTGCAGTTGGCGATCAACGCCGGTTGCGCCAGTCTGGGCATGAGTTACGGTGCGCATCCGCTGGATCAGTTGCAAGCGTGCGCGCCGCTGGCGATTTTTGATGATTTTCCGGCGCTGACACGCTGGGTGCTTGCACATGCTTGAAGTGGCGCCGATCTGTGCTGCCGAGGCGCTGGTCGATGGCGGTATGGGCGTGCGTTTCAGAGCCGAGCGCGCTGGCGTGCCGGTGTCGGCGTTCGCGGTTCGCCACGAAGGCAAGGTTTACGCCTACGAAAACGCCTGCGCGCACATCCCGGTCGAGCTCGATTACCGCGATGGCGAATTCTTCGATCTGTCACGGCGCTATCTTGTCTGCGCCACGCACGGCG encodes:
- a CDS encoding Rne/Rng family ribonuclease yields the protein MKRMLFNATQAEELRVAIVDGQKLIDLDIETVGKEQRKSNIYKGVITRIEPSLEACFVDYGCDRHGFLPFKEIARTYFADGDGGRGRVADQLREGQELIVQVEKDERGNKGAALTTYISLAGRYLVLMPNNPRGGGVSRRIEGDERQELRAAMDQLETPAGMSLIARTAAIGRAAEELQWDLNYLLQLWRAIEGAGTTQNGAFLIYQESSLVIRAIRDYFQPEIGEILIDKADIYEQARQFMSHVMPGNVNRVKLYQDDVPLFSRFQIEHQIETAFAREVSLPSGGAIVIDKTEALYSIDVNSARATKGSDIEETAARTNLEAADEIARQMRLRDVGGLIVIDFIDMENPKNQREVENRLRDALHHDRARVQTGKISRFGLMELSRQRLQPSLEETTHIACPRCHGTGFIRGTESSALHILRIIQEEAMKDNTGAIHAQVPVDVATFLLNEKRSELFSVEARLKVGVMLIPNTHLETPNYSIVRLRHDDLNLLDESLPSYRMVEAPSEEAYQPGRAKEEMAKRPEAAVKGITPAQPAPISKQDTPKPEVAPVVIAGPSLWTRVVSWFRGEAQVEAPAPQAEQPKRAQQSNSRREGQGRGGERRERGERNDRGQRNERGDRAERSEGQGRNNEQRNEGRQDRRSKPPRIEEDLNARQQRNESREQQRGERGDRAERGDNRNNDTRNERNTEAREQREPREPRQPREPRAPRNERPQQPAPVKDEVVEVEVLAAEAVQQEGNVPQAPASEAAGEGRSRRRRGRRGGNRGERGEQTDEAVETSAETAASAVEAAPAVTEVAAITSAPAAIEVIATQPVAVAAAVVVAAEAPAAIISEAPAIVESAPAITEAVQPVEVEAAPVAAAEAPQVETKAEESVVATEAPAAKPSQAALSFEPAAAAAPHLEIATPEQAGLVMVSTRNHAELAQPVVETVAKPRRRRADTQKQHVSVEASSLQQVETVQVAEVVNDEPVAPAHTVRAPRRPADATVDAGNTPLVQIETRDN
- the mltG gene encoding endolytic transglycosylase MltG yields the protein MAAKRRNQRGGFFRRIKQLFVLLVLLLLAAAGGLYWYATTPQAQPVPLTFNVGPGSVKRIAEQLEKQGATDSALLFRVLARVSGKETKLKAGVYRIEAPIAPWALLDKLARGDVVEVVFTIVEGWNWRELRRALTAETQLQGDLATLDDAALLKTLKIDADSPEGQFFPDTYHVNPASSELALLGRAHARMQQKLDAAWAQRAPDLPLKTPQEALILASVIEKETGHGGDRPMIAGVFANRLKIGMRLQTDPTVIYGMGEAYAGKLRKIDLQTDTPYNTYTRAGLPPTPIAMTGEAALMAAVRPAATQALYFVSRGDGTSQFSASLEEHNSAVNRYIRGR
- a CDS encoding Rieske 2Fe-2S domain-containing protein → MLEVAPICAAEALVDGGMGVRFRAERAGVPVSAFAVRHEGKVYAYENACAHIPVELDYRDGEFFDLSRRYLVCATHGAYYAPETGVCLGGPCPGRKLAPIGVIERDGAIWLGA
- a CDS encoding amino acid ABC transporter permease, producing MNFDQFWTQIQQNVPLFEHFQLQIIWEYRALFIDGAKMTIGITLIAVVLGTLIGLVMGMARLAEVKHGPWKYVVRCLARWPANAYVTFFRGTPLFVQILLIHFAVMPLLVHPVDGMLISGDLAAELRQEHGAFMSGLVALTLNSGAYITEIFRAGIQSIAKGQFEASRSLGMNYWQTMRFIIVPQAFRRMLPPLGNEAIMLLKDSSLVSAIGLAELAYAARTVAGAYSRYWEPYLMISLIYLVLTLVMAAGVSWLENRYRESGGIH
- the hemG gene encoding menaquinone-dependent protoporphyrinogen IX dehydrogenase; this translates as MKIPLICYASRDGQTARIAERIAHRLENRGIAARRHDLTLHPHGLQTDATMLEDASAIMVIAAVRYGRHLREAERFLQQHRGILGRKSLAVASVNLSARKSGHHTAEHNVYLGKWLARHELKPMLAIAFAGRLDYPRYRWYDRMMIRMIMKMSGGPTDPDAVIEYTDWAAVDAFGDDFSARLGKDQRPRM
- a CDS encoding HAD-IA family hydrolase — translated: MTRRFDLLVFDWDGTLMDSTGTIARSIQSAFGDVGLAVPSDHDARYVIGYGLNEAMQYLAPDADEATIRRIVDVYRHHYLSGDHALMLYDGVREGLAAFADAGFEMAVATGKSRVGLDRVLASTGLGEYFVATRTADETFSKPHPAMLEQLFDVTFTSADRALMIGDTSHDLQLAINAGCASLGMSYGAHPLDQLQACAPLAIFDDFPALTRWVLAHA
- the rluC gene encoding 23S rRNA pseudouridine(955/2504/2580) synthase RluC, encoding MSETSKASVTFVEIGPEEAGQRIDNYLIRHLKGVPKSHVYRIVRGGEVRVNKGRIDVTYRLAEGDVLRIPPVRVAERPASTAAQAASGQLALEILFEDDALIAINKPSGIAVHGGSGISFGVIELLRAQRPQAKFLELVHRLDRDTSGILLIAKKRSALVKMHEMLRDNHQIDKRYLALVEGVWPEPRSHVRFKLLKYETPEGERRVKKSADGLTSHTVVNRKAKFTDSSLLECELKTGRTHQIRVHLAESGHPILGDDKYGDPAVNRLLPRAGLKRLFLHAWRLTLSHPLTAEKLELEAPLPKELQTYLDTLAE
- a CDS encoding basic amino acid ABC transporter substrate-binding protein, translating into MKLTASALFAGMMAAALLATTPAHAAGKTYQVATDAAYAPFESLNEKQEVVGFDIEVLSAVAAKAGFKVKFVNTPWEGIFATLSTGDRDIISSAVTITPERKMTMDFSEPYFEAKQLIAVGPNSKITKFTDLKTKKIGVQTGTTGDEVTQKLVGKTNPNIRRYESTPLAMKELLNGGVDAVVADNGVVVNFIANNKTEKLKVIDDTTFAKEYYGFAVKKGNKALVQEINKGLAAIKADGTYDKIYKKYFGK